A portion of the Cryptosporangium phraense genome contains these proteins:
- a CDS encoding site-specific integrase, producing the protein MADSSLATLDALVAAAAVGRSPARLRQLRWLAGELTLFVAQTPDVRPPRTLAGWFDPALVGPFLAAADAGQLRRRGEAGRPSGNATRSVRRSCLRILARHLSLPDPVPDEIPRPAPLTRVDPVPAGMALGHLATRADRTRSAGAVRAAAMAAVTRELGLRTGEMAALTLADVDLAAGTLTWRPAAPRSGPSPEPRTARLTHATQAALRDWLEVRPALVTMAPRSKALWVSIRGNHDGSGLRRPPGMPLRPNGIRRSHDRAVQDCNVNLAGEPGYEPLPRVPGRLRPDEPPAET; encoded by the coding sequence ATGGCCGACTCCTCTCTCGCCACATTGGACGCGCTCGTCGCCGCGGCCGCGGTCGGGCGGAGCCCGGCGCGCCTCCGGCAGCTGCGGTGGCTGGCCGGTGAGCTCACCCTCTTCGTCGCCCAGACTCCTGATGTCCGCCCCCCGCGCACGCTGGCCGGCTGGTTCGACCCGGCGCTGGTCGGCCCGTTCCTGGCCGCCGCCGACGCGGGGCAGCTGCGCCGCCGGGGCGAGGCCGGACGTCCGTCCGGGAACGCGACCCGGAGCGTGCGACGCAGCTGCCTGCGCATCCTGGCCCGGCACCTGAGCCTGCCCGACCCGGTCCCCGACGAGATCCCCCGCCCGGCCCCGCTGACCAGGGTGGACCCGGTGCCGGCCGGCATGGCGCTGGGCCACCTCGCGACCCGCGCCGACCGCACCCGGTCGGCCGGTGCGGTCCGGGCCGCCGCGATGGCCGCGGTGACCCGCGAACTCGGCCTGCGCACCGGTGAGATGGCCGCGCTCACGCTGGCCGACGTCGACCTCGCGGCCGGGACGCTGACCTGGCGGCCGGCGGCACCCCGGTCGGGGCCGTCGCCGGAGCCCCGCACCGCGCGCCTCACCCACGCGACGCAGGCCGCGCTGCGCGACTGGCTGGAGGTCCGGCCCGCGCTGGTGACGATGGCGCCGCGGTCGAAGGCGCTGTGGGTGTCGATCCGCGGGAACCACGACGGGTCGGGGCTGCGCCGTCCGCCCGGGATGCCGCTGCGTCCCAACGGGATCCGCCGGTCGCACGACCGCGCGGTGCAGGACTGCAACGTGAACCTGGCCGGCGAACCGGGCTACGAACCGCTGCCCCGGGTGCCCGGCCGCCTCCGGCCCGACGAGCCACCGGCGGAAACGTAG
- a CDS encoding DUF6318 family protein, which yields MIAERGGARSAARAILAAGLGLAALAGCANSGDSSSPKIEPSSTPSTAKVTPPAQVPESQQRDRDGAAAFTEYWFATLSYAVQTGNVDQLQKASSDACSACRQAISVIQDNYNDGGSLQGGLYTIRDANTYEDFAKDVMSVAVSYDRSPRQGSSPLGVPRGRLDGKSFADCDVRVQWTTGGWKVRGIDSADQIV from the coding sequence GTGATCGCGGAACGGGGTGGTGCGAGGAGTGCTGCCCGGGCAATTCTCGCTGCGGGCCTCGGACTGGCCGCCTTGGCCGGCTGCGCCAATTCGGGGGATTCGTCCAGTCCGAAGATCGAGCCGTCGTCCACGCCGTCGACGGCCAAGGTGACGCCTCCGGCCCAGGTGCCCGAGTCGCAGCAGCGCGACCGGGACGGCGCCGCCGCGTTCACCGAGTACTGGTTCGCGACGCTCAGCTACGCGGTGCAGACCGGCAACGTCGACCAGTTGCAGAAGGCCAGCTCCGACGCCTGCTCGGCCTGCCGGCAGGCGATCAGCGTCATCCAGGACAACTACAACGACGGCGGCTCGCTCCAGGGTGGCCTCTACACGATCCGGGACGCGAACACCTACGAGGACTTCGCCAAGGACGTGATGTCGGTGGCGGTCTCCTACGACCGCAGCCCGCGCCAGGGCAGCAGCCCGCTCGGCGTGCCGCGCGGCCGGCTGGACGGCAAGAGCTTCGCCGACTGCGACGTGCGCGTGCAGTGGACGACCGGCGGCTGGAAGGTCCGCGGGATCGACAGCGCCGATCAGATCGTCTGA
- a CDS encoding OmpA family protein, whose translation MVAKLQIVLLACVASLLLPPPAATAAAAPTNGALDTTLGPIGLALPNQQLTLLGAGYRPAGTADALLDPRTTATPLGTGTADDRGNVTLQVTLPATLTPGPHVVALTGTTPTGDTLRRRLRVTTPDTELTSSAPGAQSVTLPIPSGGWVTLLDNQEEPVTFVSSRNQGTYSIDPSTGKVTFAPRGIFWGKVRPVHFQLEDAAGQRVRGTWAPTVTARPIPTVRAAKRTITDAAGATAQVGCTAGPIPVEKCTVTMNAVVGDEDVVLGTGTEQAQNPTPGTRVVDVALTPRGRKLAGRPGGIEAAITVRMWVPGASKAIGADATTTLIARTVAVPHPVHYAVGESGVPEGELAYLNALRSRMAGVTTVTCTGGTDDAGDADVNRRTAEERARSVCDYLTRGRTIRSVVQSVGEDQPVADNATEDGRARNRRVDVTFGYAELQTI comes from the coding sequence ATGGTAGCCAAACTGCAGATCGTTCTCCTCGCCTGCGTGGCCAGCCTGCTGCTACCCCCACCGGCGGCCACGGCCGCCGCCGCTCCCACGAACGGCGCTCTCGACACCACCCTCGGCCCGATCGGCCTCGCCCTCCCGAACCAGCAACTCACGCTGCTCGGCGCGGGCTACCGACCGGCCGGCACCGCCGACGCACTCCTCGACCCCCGCACCACCGCGACCCCGCTCGGCACCGGCACCGCCGACGACCGCGGCAACGTCACCCTCCAGGTCACGCTCCCGGCCACGCTGACGCCCGGCCCGCACGTCGTCGCGCTCACCGGCACCACCCCCACCGGTGACACCCTGCGCCGACGCCTCCGCGTCACCACCCCGGACACCGAGCTGACCAGCAGCGCTCCCGGCGCCCAGTCGGTCACGCTCCCGATCCCCAGCGGCGGCTGGGTGACGCTCCTCGACAATCAGGAAGAGCCCGTCACGTTCGTGAGCAGCCGCAACCAGGGCACGTACTCGATCGACCCGTCCACCGGCAAGGTCACGTTCGCGCCCCGGGGCATCTTCTGGGGCAAGGTCCGCCCGGTCCATTTCCAGCTCGAGGACGCGGCCGGGCAGCGCGTCCGGGGCACCTGGGCGCCGACCGTCACCGCCCGTCCGATCCCGACCGTCCGGGCCGCGAAACGTACGATCACCGACGCCGCCGGCGCCACCGCCCAGGTCGGCTGCACCGCCGGCCCGATACCCGTAGAAAAATGCACGGTGACGATGAACGCCGTCGTCGGAGACGAGGACGTCGTGCTGGGCACCGGTACGGAACAGGCCCAGAATCCCACCCCCGGCACCCGGGTCGTCGACGTCGCCCTGACCCCGCGCGGACGCAAGCTCGCCGGGCGTCCCGGGGGGATCGAGGCCGCGATCACGGTCCGGATGTGGGTGCCCGGCGCGTCCAAGGCCATCGGCGCGGACGCCACCACGACGCTGATCGCCCGCACGGTGGCCGTCCCCCATCCCGTCCACTACGCCGTCGGCGAGTCAGGCGTCCCCGAAGGGGAACTGGCGTACCTCAACGCGCTCCGCAGCCGGATGGCCGGGGTGACGACCGTGACCTGCACGGGCGGCACCGACGACGCCGGCGACGCGGACGTCAACCGGCGTACCGCCGAGGAGCGGGCGCGCAGCGTCTGCGACTACCTGACCCGGGGGCGCACCATCCGGAGCGTCGTCCAGAGCGTGGGTGAGGATCAGCCGGTCGCGGACAACGCGACCGAGGACGGGCGGGCCCGCAACCGGCGGGTGGACGTGACGTTCGGTTACGCCGAGCTTCAGACGATCTGA
- a CDS encoding sensor histidine kinase: MSTDHARGASTGCEEAWRDGPDAFTSALVDSMQTGVAAFDGSGRLVLANSSLRTLYQLPAEEATTLETLGQLIRESLTYPDGSGMPPVEHPMERALRGETVERVEVRITVPEGLPRYAEATARPIRTPDGRTLGAVTSFRDITARLRADRFRECELRVARALAGATSVADVGSALARAVASAMSWPHAQLWLIDEVADVMRLAGHWDAPGRSLDAVTPPTIARGWGVAGIVWDTGEPMWIPDVLRTDQVPTSDFPSRARRIAADGVRAVVCVPVRDGHAVLGVLTGIADHREADGSKLMVQLSTIANQFGHFLSRLRADELAHELARTRDDFFTMVGQELRTPLASIVRTVEELATADPGLQAVGRDAASVGAVLDDLLDLTALEGGAGGLEVRAVDLAVLVSTAIDDLGEASGVLVHRALPAHLLVQGDDRRLRHVVDTVLGNGVRYTPEGGDVYVGLRHDPGVAELTVVDSGIGVPPGARRRSQRVRDTGVGLSLTRAVVRAHGGAIDVTYGDHSGATVVVRLPISGPTG, translated from the coding sequence ATGTCGACCGACCACGCCCGCGGAGCCTCCACCGGCTGCGAAGAGGCCTGGCGCGACGGCCCCGACGCCTTCACGTCCGCGCTGGTCGACAGCATGCAGACCGGCGTCGCGGCCTTCGACGGCTCCGGCCGCCTGGTGCTCGCCAACTCCTCCCTGCGCACGCTCTACCAGTTGCCAGCCGAAGAGGCGACGACCCTGGAGACCCTGGGCCAACTCATCCGCGAGAGCCTCACCTACCCGGACGGCTCGGGCATGCCACCCGTCGAACACCCGATGGAGCGCGCCCTCCGCGGAGAGACCGTCGAACGCGTCGAGGTGCGGATCACCGTCCCGGAGGGACTTCCGCGGTACGCGGAGGCGACCGCCCGGCCGATCCGGACGCCCGACGGCCGGACCCTGGGTGCGGTCACCTCGTTCCGGGACATCACCGCGCGCCTGCGCGCGGACCGGTTCCGGGAGTGCGAGCTGCGGGTCGCCCGCGCGCTGGCCGGGGCGACCTCGGTCGCCGACGTCGGATCCGCGCTGGCCCGGGCGGTGGCCAGCGCGATGAGCTGGCCGCACGCGCAGCTCTGGCTGATCGACGAGGTGGCCGACGTGATGCGGCTGGCCGGCCACTGGGACGCGCCGGGCCGTTCGCTCGACGCGGTCACGCCGCCCACGATCGCCCGCGGCTGGGGCGTCGCCGGGATCGTCTGGGACACCGGCGAGCCGATGTGGATCCCCGACGTGCTGCGTACCGACCAGGTTCCGACCAGCGACTTCCCGTCCCGGGCGCGCCGGATCGCCGCCGACGGGGTCCGGGCCGTCGTCTGCGTTCCGGTGCGCGACGGCCACGCGGTGCTCGGCGTGCTGACCGGCATCGCCGACCACCGCGAGGCCGACGGCTCGAAGCTGATGGTGCAGCTCAGCACGATCGCCAACCAGTTCGGCCACTTCCTGTCCCGGCTGCGCGCCGACGAGCTCGCCCACGAGTTGGCCCGGACCCGCGACGACTTCTTCACGATGGTCGGGCAGGAACTGCGCACTCCGCTCGCGTCGATCGTCCGGACGGTGGAGGAGCTGGCGACGGCGGACCCGGGCCTGCAGGCGGTCGGCCGCGACGCGGCCTCGGTCGGAGCGGTCCTCGACGACCTGCTGGACCTGACCGCCCTGGAGGGCGGGGCCGGCGGCCTGGAGGTCCGGGCGGTCGACCTCGCGGTCCTCGTGTCGACCGCCATCGACGACCTCGGCGAGGCGTCCGGCGTGCTGGTCCACCGCGCTCTGCCCGCGCACCTGCTCGTTCAGGGGGACGACCGGCGACTGCGGCACGTCGTCGACACGGTGCTGGGCAACGGGGTGCGGTACACGCCGGAGGGCGGGGACGTGTACGTAGGGCTGCGGCACGATCCGGGCGTGGCCGAGCTCACGGTCGTGGATTCCGGGATCGGGGTGCCGCCGGGCGCCCGGCGGCGGAGCCAACGGGTGCGCGACACGGGGGTCGGGCTGAGCCTGACCCGCGCGGTGGTTCGCGCGCACGGCGGTGCCATCGACGTCACCTACGGTGATCATTCCGGAGCGACCGTCGTGGTGCGGCTGCCGATAAGTGGCCCGACCGGCTGA